One segment of Perognathus longimembris pacificus isolate PPM17 chromosome 26, ASM2315922v1, whole genome shotgun sequence DNA contains the following:
- the Sema3b gene encoding LOW QUALITY PROTEIN: semaphorin-3B (The sequence of the model RefSeq protein was modified relative to this genomic sequence to represent the inferred CDS: inserted 2 bases in 1 codon), whose translation MGPARASAMIPGLALLWAVGLGRAVPSPPRLRLSFQELQARHSLRTFRLARTCCYEALLVDEERGRVFVGAENHVVSLSLDNISKRAKKLAWPAPVEWREECNWAGKDISTECMNFVKVLHAYNHTHLLACGTGAFHPTCAFVEVGHRPEEPLLRLESRFEDGKGKSPYDPRHRAASILVGGELYSGVAADLMGRDFTIFRSLGQRPSLRTEPHDSRWLNEPKFVKVFWIPESENPDDDKIYFFFREAAVEAAPAAGRVTVSRVGQICRNDMGGQRGLLGRWTTFLKARLVCALPGAEGDSHFDQLQDAFLLPARDRRAPLLYAIFSTSSGLFRGSAVCVYSMDDVRRAFLGPFAHKEGPTHQWAPYQGRVPYPRPGTCPSKTFGTFGSTADLPEDVLRFARGHPLMHQPVLPAGGRPLFLQVGAEHTFTRLAVDRVAAADGHYDVLFIGTDVGTVLKVISVPKGGWPSSEGLLLEELHVFEDSAAVTSLQISPKRQQLYVASRSAVAQVALHRCAAHGRACAECCLARDPYCAWDGMACTRFQPTAKRRFRRQDVRNGDPSTLCSGDASRPAPPEQKVFGVEGGSAFLECEPRSLQARVEWTFQRAGEAASVQVPAGPRAERTARGLLLRGLRRQDAGAYRCAAVELGFSQPLRRLALHVLGAAQAERLARAEDPAPPPAAPGPKLWYRDFLQLVEPGGGGGGASSLRMCRPPPPPXPRAPRAPRRMRASEPRAERGPRSAAHW comes from the exons ATGGGGCCGGCCCGGGCCTCCGCCATGATCCCGGGCCTGGCCCTGCTCTgggcagtggggctggggagggccgtccccagccccccaagactGCGGCTCTCCTTTCAAG AGCTCCAGGCCCGGCACAGCCTCCGGACGTTCCGTCTGGCGCGGACTTGCTGCTACGAGGCCCTGCTGGTGGACGAGGAGCGTGGACGCGTGTTCGTGGGGGCCGAGAACCACGTGGTCTCCCTCAGCCTGGACAACATCAGCAAACGGGCCAAGAAG CTGGCCTGGCCCGCACCCGTCGAGTGGAGAGAAGAGTGCAACTGGGCTGGGAAGGACATCAGC ACGGAGTGCATGAACTTCGTGAAGGTGCTGCACGCCTACAACCACACGCACTTGCTCGCCTGCGGCACGGGCGCTTTCCACCCCACCTGCGCCTTCGTGGAGGTGGGCCACCGGCCCGAG gaacCCCTGCTCCGGCTAGAAAGCAGATTCGAAGATGGCAAGGGAAAGAGTCCTTATGACCCGAGGCACCGGGCTGCGTCCATCTTGGTGG GGGGAGAGCTGTATTCGGGGGTGGCCGCCGACCTCATGGGCCGCGACTTCACCATCTTTCGCAGCCTGGGCCAGCGTCCGAGTCTCCGAACAGAGCCCCATGACTCCCGCTGGCTCAATG AGCCCAAGTTTGTCAAGGTCTTCTGGATCCCGGAGAGCGAGAACCCGGACGACGACAAGATCTACTTCTTCTTCCGCGAGGCGGCCGTGGAGGCGGCGCCCGCCGCGGGCCGCGTGACGGTGTCCCGCGTGGGGCAGATCTGCCGG AACGACATGGGCGGGCAGCGCGGGCTGCTGGGCAGGTGGACGACGTTCCTGAAGGCCCGGCTGGTGTGCGCGCTCCCCGGGGCGGAGGGGGACTCGCACTTCGACCAGCTCC AGGACGCGTTCCTGCTCCCCGCGCGGGACCGGCGCGCCCCGCTGCTCTACGCCATCTTCTCCACTTCCAG CGGCCTCTTCCGGGGCTCCGCCGTGTGCGTGTACAGCATGGACGACGTGCGCCGCGCCTTCCTGGGGCCCTTCGCGCACAAGGAGGGGCCCACGCACCAGTGGGCGCCCTACCAGGGCCGCGTCCCCTACCCGCGGCCCGGCACG tgccccaGCAAGACCTTCGGCACCTTCGGCTCCACCGCGGACCTCCCCGAGGACGTCCTGCGGTTCGCCCGGGGCCACCCGCTCATGCACCAGCCCGTGCTGCCCGCGGGCGGCCGCCCGCTCTTCCTGCAAGTGGGGGCCGAGCACACGTTCACGCGGCTCGCCGTGGACCGCGTGGCGGCCGCCGACGGGCACTACGACGTCCTCTTCATCGGCACAG acgtGGGCACCGTGCTGAAGGTGATCTCGGTCCCCAAGGGCGGCTGGCCCAGCTCGGAGGGGCTGCTCCTGGAGGAGCTGCACGTGTTTGAG gactCGGCGGCCGTCACCAGCCTGCAGATCTCCCCCAAGAGG CAACAGCTGTACGTCGCCTCCCGGAGCGCCGTGGCCCAGGTCGCCCTGCACCGCTGTGCGGCCCACGGCCGCGCCTGTGCCGAGTGCTGCCTGGCCCGCGACCCTTACTGTGCGTGGGACGGGATGGCCTGCACCCGCTTCCAGCCCACGGCCAAGAg GCGGTTCCGGCGACAAGATGTAAGAAATGGTGACCCCAGCACGCTGTGCTCCGGGG ACGcctcccgccccgcgcccccggagCAGAAGGTCTTCGGCGTGGAGGGCGGCAGCGCGTTCCTCGAGTGCGAGCCGCGCTCGCTGCAGGCCCGCGTGGAGTGGACCTTCCAGCGCGCGGGGGAGGCGGCCTCGGTCCAG GTGCCGGCGGGGCCCCGCGCGGAGCGCACGGCGCGGGGGCTGCTGCTGCGCGGGCTGCGGCGCCAGGACGCGGGCGCCTACCGCTGCGCCGCGGTGGAGCTCGGCTTCTCGCAGCCGCTGCGCCGCCTGGCGCTGCACGTGCTGGGCGCCGCGCAGGCCGAGCGGCTGGCGCGGGCCGAGgaccccgcgccgccccccgccgccccgggccccaAGCTCTGGTACCGGGACTTCCTGCAGCTGGTggagccgggcggcggcggcgggggcgcgagCTCGCTGCGCATgtgccgcccgccgccgccgcc cccgcgcgccccgcgcgccccccgccgcaTGCGGGCCTCCGAGCCCCGCGCCGAGCGCGGCCCGCGCAGCGCGGCCCACTGGTGA